The segment TCATGCAGAATGCTGTTCATCAGTCTCTACACTGCTTTTCAGGTTGTCGACAAGTATACATATCACTAAACTCTACTAAACATTCAGTAAAGGAAGGTAATGAAGCTGTGAAATCACAATATATGATCGGCGTAGACATCGGAACGACCAGCACGAAAGCGGTACTGTTTAAGGACAATGGTGATTTTGTCGCCAAGGCCGGTGAAGAATATCCCCTGCTCACACCGACTCCTTCAATTGCTGAACAGGAGCCGGAGCAGATTTTTCAGGCGGTTATTGCTTCCGTGAAGGACGTCATGCTGCAGGGCGGCATTGATGCTTCAGAGGTTATGTTCGTCAGCTTCAGCTCCGCTATGCACAGTGTAATCGCGATGGACAAGGATGGGAAAGCGTTAACCCGTTGTATTACCTGGGCGGACAACCGCAGCTCGGACTGGGCGAGTCGCCTGAAGAAGGAGATGAACGGCCATGAGCTGTATCTCCGAACCGGCACACCCATTCATCCCATGTCTCCCATCACCAAGCTGATGTGGCTGAGCCAGGATGAGAAAGAAATTTTTGAGCGGACGGAGAAATTTATTTCGATTAAGGAATATATTTTTTACAAGCTGTTTGGAAAATATGTCGTCGATCACTCTATTGCATCCGCTACGGGGATGATGAATCTTTATTCATTACGCTGGGATCAGGAAGCGCTGCGCATTGCTGGCATTCAGGAGTCACAGCTCTCAGAGCTCGTACCGACGACACATGTCATGCAGGGACTGAATGCCGGCTATGCCGCAGCCATGCTGCTCTCCCCCTCTACCCCTTTTGTGGTGGGAGCGAGCGATGGTGTGCTGTCCAATCTGGGCGTCGATGCGATCAAGCCTGGCGTCGTAGCCGCCACGATCGGCACAAGCGGGGCAATTCGTACCGTGGTGGATCAGCCGATGACCGATCCCAAGGGGCGTATTTTCTGCTATGCGCTCACCGAAAACAAATGGGTGATCGGCGGACCGGTGAACAATGGCGGAATGATCTTCCGCTGGGTGCGTGATCAGCTGGCTGCTTCGGAGATCGAAACGGCCAAACGGATGGGCATCAGCGCCTATGATGTTCTGACCAAAATCGCGGAGCGGGTGCCGCCAGGCAGCAATGGACTGCTGTTTCACCCCTTCCTCACCGGAGAACGGGCCCCGTTGTGGGATCCTAACGCCCGCGGTTCCTTTTTCGGCCTGACGCTGAATCATCAGAAGGAGCATATGATCCGCTCCGTATTAGAGGGCGTCATCTTCAATATGTACACCGTCCTGCTAGCCATGGAGGAACAGGTCGGCCGCCCGTCCATCATTCATGCCACCGGCGGCTTTGCCCGCTCCCCCATCTGGAGGCAGATGATGGCCGATATTTTCGATCAGCAGGTGATCGTGCCGGAAAGCTATGAAAGCTCCTGTCTCGGAGCGGTGGTGCTGGGCCTGTACGCCACCGGCCGCAGCAGCAGCC is part of the Paenibacillus algicola genome and harbors:
- the gntK gene encoding gluconokinase; the protein is MIGVDIGTTSTKAVLFKDNGDFVAKAGEEYPLLTPTPSIAEQEPEQIFQAVIASVKDVMLQGGIDASEVMFVSFSSAMHSVIAMDKDGKALTRCITWADNRSSDWASRLKKEMNGHELYLRTGTPIHPMSPITKLMWLSQDEKEIFERTEKFISIKEYIFYKLFGKYVVDHSIASATGMMNLYSLRWDQEALRIAGIQESQLSELVPTTHVMQGLNAGYAAAMLLSPSTPFVVGASDGVLSNLGVDAIKPGVVAATIGTSGAIRTVVDQPMTDPKGRIFCYALTENKWVIGGPVNNGGMIFRWVRDQLAASEIETAKRMGISAYDVLTKIAERVPPGSNGLLFHPFLTGERAPLWDPNARGSFFGLTLNHQKEHMIRSVLEGVIFNMYTVLLAMEEQVGRPSIIHATGGFARSPIWRQMMADIFDQQVIVPESYESSCLGAVVLGLYATGRSSSLDIVSQMVGGTFEHRPVEENAAVYKKLLPIFIRISRKLEEDYEAIAEFQRSQEQAGF